From the Leifsonia sp. AG29 genome, one window contains:
- a CDS encoding DUF4166 domain-containing protein — MPSAGERSPYRQVLADRFDELHPRLRAYFDAIPPGGVGRGRGVFDTVGTPRRWVRPLLGLFGPEVIFPVWERDVPFTVENRPATRADGSPAVAAVREFALARGARRMVDEIGVTSGTLDDRLGRPVRAVATFRASILEGGLRLRSERVTLLVGRLRVRLPRAVAPRIVLTERFDEAADRQRVAITVTMPIVGRVYQYAGWFRYEVDTGESR, encoded by the coding sequence ATGCCGTCAGCAGGGGAGCGGTCGCCGTACCGGCAGGTCCTGGCCGACCGCTTCGACGAGCTGCACCCCCGCCTGCGGGCGTACTTCGACGCCATCCCGCCTGGAGGCGTCGGCCGGGGGCGGGGCGTGTTCGACACGGTCGGCACGCCCCGCCGCTGGGTGCGGCCGCTCCTGGGGCTCTTCGGGCCGGAAGTGATCTTCCCGGTGTGGGAGCGCGACGTGCCGTTCACCGTCGAGAACAGGCCCGCGACGAGGGCGGACGGTTCCCCCGCGGTCGCCGCCGTGAGGGAGTTCGCACTGGCCCGAGGGGCGCGACGCATGGTCGACGAGATCGGCGTCACCTCCGGGACGCTCGACGATCGGCTCGGGCGGCCCGTCCGAGCGGTGGCGACCTTCCGCGCGAGCATCCTGGAGGGAGGACTGCGACTCCGGAGCGAGCGTGTGACGCTCCTGGTCGGCCGGCTCAGGGTTCGCCTGCCGAGGGCGGTCGCGCCTCGAATCGTGCTGACGGAGCGATTCGACGAGGCCGCGGACCGGCAGCGGGTGGCCATCACGGTCACGATGCCGATCGTCGGTAGGGTCTATCAGTATGCGGGGTGGTTCCGCTACGAGGTCGACACGGGGGAGTCGCGGTGA
- a CDS encoding DUF885 domain-containing protein, with product MTNAEKREPTPVDTIAEKWVDTQLELYPEYHVWLGRPGREGEYADYSPAGAEHAIGKVKEALAEIETAEPVDEVDRITKMDLARELQLTIEKHEAGFGQRDLNVIASPAQELRDIFDLVPTATVDDWSNVAKRLHNLPAAMDGYVETLRSGIAAGNVPAIRQVREVLAQANKQVADSGFFFEFTGSAKAGQEELPASLKADLAEGARESAAAYAKLADFLQNELAPHAPEKDAVGRELYALASRSFLGATVDLDETYEWGIEELARMVAEQESIAREIKPGASVREAIAFLDGDPSRKLHGTDALQRWMQETSDRAIEELGRSHFDIPAEIRRLECMIAPTQEGGIYYTGPSDDFSRAGRMWWSVPEGVTEFDTWRELTTVYHEGVPGHHLQIAQATYNKAQLNSWRRIAGTSGHAEGWALYAERLMEQLGYLDDPADRLGMLDGQRMRAARVVLDIGVHLEKQLPDGSGPWTGEYAFGFLGENVNMNEGFVRFEVNRYLGWPGQAPSYKIGQRIWEQLRDEYARREGDAFDIKAFHKKALDIGGVGLDTLKSALLD from the coding sequence ATGACGAACGCAGAGAAGCGCGAACCCACTCCGGTCGACACGATCGCCGAGAAGTGGGTCGACACCCAACTGGAGCTCTACCCCGAGTACCACGTATGGCTCGGCCGACCCGGCCGTGAGGGCGAGTACGCGGACTACTCACCGGCGGGCGCCGAGCACGCCATCGGCAAGGTCAAGGAGGCCCTGGCCGAGATCGAGACGGCCGAGCCGGTCGACGAGGTGGACCGCATCACCAAGATGGACCTGGCGCGCGAGCTCCAGCTGACCATCGAGAAGCACGAGGCCGGTTTCGGGCAGCGCGACCTCAACGTGATCGCCTCCCCGGCGCAGGAGCTCCGCGACATCTTCGACCTGGTCCCGACGGCCACCGTCGATGACTGGTCCAACGTCGCCAAGCGCCTCCACAACCTCCCGGCGGCGATGGACGGTTACGTCGAGACGCTGCGCAGCGGCATCGCAGCGGGCAACGTCCCGGCGATCCGACAGGTCCGGGAGGTCCTGGCTCAGGCCAACAAGCAGGTCGCCGACTCCGGCTTCTTCTTCGAGTTCACCGGCTCGGCGAAGGCCGGGCAGGAGGAGCTTCCCGCGTCGCTGAAGGCCGACCTGGCCGAGGGGGCGCGCGAGTCGGCTGCCGCCTACGCCAAGCTCGCCGACTTCCTCCAGAACGAACTCGCCCCGCACGCTCCCGAGAAGGACGCCGTCGGCCGCGAGCTGTACGCGCTTGCCTCGCGGAGCTTCCTCGGGGCCACGGTCGACCTCGACGAGACGTACGAGTGGGGCATCGAGGAGCTCGCGCGCATGGTCGCGGAGCAGGAGTCGATCGCGCGCGAGATCAAGCCCGGCGCGAGTGTCCGGGAGGCGATCGCCTTCCTCGACGGCGACCCGTCGCGCAAGCTCCACGGAACCGACGCGCTCCAGCGCTGGATGCAGGAGACGAGCGACCGCGCCATCGAGGAGCTCGGCCGGTCGCACTTCGACATCCCCGCCGAGATCCGGCGCCTCGAGTGCATGATCGCGCCGACCCAGGAAGGCGGCATCTACTACACCGGCCCGAGCGACGACTTCTCGCGCGCCGGCCGCATGTGGTGGAGCGTCCCGGAGGGCGTGACGGAGTTCGACACCTGGCGCGAGCTCACCACCGTGTATCACGAGGGCGTGCCGGGGCACCACCTCCAGATCGCCCAGGCGACCTACAACAAGGCGCAGCTCAACTCGTGGCGGCGCATCGCGGGCACCTCCGGTCACGCTGAAGGGTGGGCCCTCTACGCCGAGCGCCTGATGGAGCAGCTCGGCTATCTCGACGACCCCGCAGACCGGCTCGGCATGCTCGACGGTCAGCGCATGCGGGCCGCGCGGGTCGTCCTCGATATCGGTGTGCACCTCGAGAAGCAGCTGCCCGACGGCTCGGGGCCGTGGACCGGCGAGTACGCGTTCGGATTCCTCGGCGAGAACGTGAACATGAACGAGGGCTTCGTGCGGTTCGAGGTGAACCGCTACCTCGGCTGGCCCGGGCAGGCGCCGTCGTACAAGATCGGCCAGCGCATCTGGGAGCAGCTGCGCGACGAGTACGCGCGCCGCGAGGGCGACGCGTTCGACATCAAGGCGTTCCACAAGAAGGCGCTCGACATCGGCGGGGTCGGTCTCGACACGCTGAAGTCGGCCCTGCTCGACTGA
- the polA gene encoding DNA polymerase I, protein MSDSEKPTLLIIDGHSLAFRAFYALPVDSFVNREGQHTNAIHGFIAMFINLLQQQKPTHLAVAFDISRYSFRTREYPEYKGTRGETPSEFAGQVPLLEESLHAMNVTTIAKEDYEADDILATLARRGVEEGYRVLLVSGDRDTIQLVNDDVTLLYPNVRGVSELKVYDPAAVRERYGIEPHQYPEIAALVGETSDNLIGIDKVGEKTAVKWVQQYGTVENLVAHADEIKGVVGQNLRDQKENALRNRRLNQLRDDVELPVELDDLRRRPLDEKAVRDIFARLQFKTLLERLLKTAAEDGMLEGAAGPVESAHAGAVSAPAVRTLVDEELDHWLTKAVEAGTPIAVQLELGPAGISGFGLASGDDTVYVPWAAGRRDYEGLERWLASSAPKYFFHAKPQFKALSRAGFIVDGLAFDTRIASWLVNPGAAAQSLAEQVYEVLGETLPVSDPNQLVPLNDAVSPATEAWYILRVAEGQMIALDEGTRAVLDDIELPLVAVLAEMELNGVAIDTEVLGRIRGQLTDKANDYAARAYAEIGHEINLGSPKQLQQVLFEELGMPKTRSTKTGYSTDAGSLADLQEKNPHPFLGLLLQHRDATKLKQIVETLERSITSDGRIHTTYDQTGTSTGRISSNDPNLQNIPIRTEEGREIRSAFVSGEGYDTLLTADYSQIEMRIMAHLSEDPGLIEAFNAGEDLHRFVGSRVFGVDPSEVTPLMRTKVKAMSYGLAYGLSAFGLSKQLRIETSEARDLMSGYFERFGAVRDYLRNVVERARVDGFTETIFGRRRPFADLTSTNRLQRENAERQALNAPIQGSAADIMKIAMLGIAGDLIDQRLESRLLLQVHDELIFEVAAGEWDALESIVRTRMAGAADLRVPLDVQVGRGANWDAAAH, encoded by the coding sequence GTGTCGGACTCCGAAAAGCCTACCCTTCTGATCATCGACGGCCATTCGCTGGCGTTCCGGGCCTTCTACGCGCTCCCTGTCGACAGCTTCGTCAACCGCGAGGGCCAGCACACCAACGCGATCCACGGCTTCATCGCGATGTTCATCAACCTGCTCCAGCAGCAGAAGCCCACCCACCTCGCGGTGGCGTTCGACATCTCCCGCTACTCCTTCCGCACCCGCGAATACCCCGAGTACAAGGGCACCCGCGGCGAGACCCCGTCCGAGTTCGCCGGGCAGGTCCCGCTGCTCGAGGAGTCGCTCCACGCGATGAACGTGACCACGATCGCCAAGGAGGACTACGAGGCCGACGACATCCTGGCGACGCTCGCCCGGCGCGGGGTGGAGGAGGGCTACCGGGTGCTCCTCGTCTCCGGCGACCGCGACACCATCCAGCTGGTCAACGACGACGTGACGCTGCTCTACCCGAACGTCCGCGGCGTCTCCGAGCTGAAGGTCTACGATCCGGCGGCGGTGCGCGAGCGCTACGGCATCGAGCCGCACCAGTACCCCGAGATCGCTGCGCTCGTCGGCGAGACGAGCGACAACCTCATCGGCATCGACAAGGTGGGCGAGAAGACGGCGGTCAAGTGGGTGCAGCAGTACGGCACGGTCGAGAACCTCGTGGCACACGCCGACGAGATCAAGGGTGTCGTCGGGCAGAACCTCCGCGACCAGAAGGAGAACGCCCTCCGCAACCGCCGGCTCAACCAGCTCCGCGACGACGTCGAGCTGCCCGTCGAGCTCGACGACCTGCGACGGCGTCCCCTCGACGAGAAGGCGGTGCGCGACATCTTCGCGCGACTGCAGTTCAAGACCCTGCTCGAGCGCCTCCTCAAGACCGCCGCGGAGGACGGAATGCTCGAAGGAGCCGCCGGCCCGGTCGAGTCGGCCCACGCGGGTGCCGTCAGCGCCCCCGCGGTCCGCACGCTCGTCGACGAGGAGCTCGACCACTGGCTCACCAAGGCCGTGGAGGCAGGGACCCCGATCGCGGTGCAGCTCGAGCTGGGTCCGGCCGGCATCAGCGGGTTCGGGCTGGCCTCCGGAGACGACACCGTCTACGTGCCGTGGGCCGCGGGCCGCAGGGACTACGAGGGTCTTGAGCGGTGGCTCGCGAGCTCGGCGCCCAAGTACTTCTTCCACGCGAAGCCCCAGTTCAAGGCGCTGAGCCGGGCCGGGTTCATCGTCGACGGCCTCGCCTTCGACACGCGGATCGCCTCGTGGCTCGTCAATCCCGGAGCGGCGGCGCAGTCGCTGGCCGAGCAGGTGTATGAGGTGCTCGGCGAGACCCTGCCGGTCTCCGACCCCAACCAGCTCGTGCCGCTGAACGACGCCGTCAGCCCGGCGACCGAGGCCTGGTACATCCTCCGCGTCGCCGAGGGCCAGATGATCGCGCTCGACGAGGGCACGCGCGCCGTGCTCGACGACATCGAGCTCCCGCTCGTCGCGGTCCTCGCCGAGATGGAGCTCAACGGCGTCGCGATCGACACGGAGGTGCTCGGCCGGATCCGCGGGCAGCTGACCGACAAGGCCAACGACTACGCCGCCCGCGCCTACGCCGAGATCGGCCACGAGATCAACCTCGGCTCGCCGAAGCAGCTCCAGCAGGTGCTGTTCGAGGAGCTCGGCATGCCGAAGACGCGCTCCACCAAGACCGGCTACTCGACCGACGCCGGCTCGCTCGCCGACCTGCAGGAGAAGAACCCGCACCCCTTCCTCGGGCTCCTCCTCCAGCACCGCGATGCGACCAAGCTCAAGCAGATCGTCGAGACCCTCGAGCGGTCGATCACATCCGACGGCCGCATCCACACCACGTACGACCAGACCGGCACCAGCACCGGCCGCATCTCGTCCAACGACCCCAACCTGCAGAACATCCCCATCCGCACCGAGGAGGGGCGCGAGATCCGCTCCGCCTTCGTCAGCGGCGAGGGCTACGACACCCTCCTCACCGCCGACTACTCGCAGATCGAGATGCGCATCATGGCGCACCTCTCCGAAGACCCGGGACTGATCGAGGCCTTCAACGCGGGGGAGGACCTCCACCGGTTCGTCGGCTCACGCGTGTTCGGCGTCGACCCGTCCGAGGTCACACCGCTGATGCGCACCAAGGTGAAGGCGATGTCGTACGGGCTCGCGTACGGGCTGAGCGCCTTCGGCCTGTCGAAGCAGCTGCGCATCGAGACCTCGGAGGCACGCGACCTCATGAGCGGTTACTTCGAGCGCTTCGGGGCGGTGCGCGACTACCTCCGCAACGTCGTCGAGCGTGCCCGGGTCGACGGCTTCACCGAGACGATCTTCGGCCGCCGCCGCCCGTTCGCCGACCTGACCTCCACCAACCGGCTCCAGCGCGAGAACGCCGAGCGGCAGGCGCTCAACGCGCCGATCCAGGGCTCCGCGGCCGACATCATGAAGATCGCGATGCTCGGGATCGCGGGTGACCTGATCGACCAGCGGCTCGAGTCGCGTCTGCTCCTCCAGGTGCACGACGAGCTCATCTTCGAGGTGGCGGCGGGGGAGTGGGACGCTCTCGAGTCCATCGTCCGCACCCGCATGGCGGGCGCCGCCGACCTCCGGGTCCCTCTCGATGTGCAGGTCGGCCGGGGCGCCAACTGGGACGCCGCCGCGCACTGA
- a CDS encoding hotdog fold thioesterase, protein MTDDALAYVKQRGLGALAEKMGIEMLEFTLERAVARMPVEGNTQPADLLHGGAYVVLGESLGSMSANLWAGENRLAVGIEINATHTRSATSGYVTGVCTPIHLGRTLTTHEIAVTDDQGRRCSTIRITNLIKDR, encoded by the coding sequence ATGACCGACGACGCGCTCGCGTACGTGAAGCAGAGAGGCCTCGGCGCACTGGCCGAGAAGATGGGCATCGAGATGCTCGAGTTCACCCTCGAGCGGGCTGTCGCCCGGATGCCGGTGGAGGGGAACACGCAGCCCGCCGACCTGCTCCACGGGGGCGCCTACGTGGTGCTCGGCGAGTCTCTCGGCTCGATGTCGGCGAACCTGTGGGCGGGCGAGAACCGCCTCGCCGTGGGCATCGAGATCAACGCGACCCACACCCGCTCGGCGACGAGCGGCTACGTCACGGGCGTGTGCACGCCCATCCACCTCGGACGCACGCTCACGACCCACGAGATCGCCGTCACCGACGATCAGGGGAGGCGCTGCTCCACGATCCGGATCACGAACCTGATCAAGGACCGCTGA
- a CDS encoding ANTAR domain-containing response regulator produces the protein MTDQETTPTAPRRVVVAEDESLIRLDIVEILRDNGFEVVGEAGDGETAVALATELRPDLVVMDVKMPQLDGISAAERLSKAHIAPVVLLTAFSQKELVERATEAGALAYVVKPFTPNDLLPAIEIALARYQQIIALEAEVSDMVQRFETRKLVDRAKGLLNEKMGLSEPEAFRWIQKASMDRRLTMHDVAQAIIEQLAPKK, from the coding sequence GTGACTGACCAGGAGACCACCCCCACCGCACCCCGCCGCGTCGTCGTCGCGGAGGACGAATCGCTCATCCGTCTCGACATCGTCGAGATCCTGCGCGACAACGGTTTCGAAGTGGTCGGCGAGGCCGGAGACGGCGAGACCGCGGTCGCGCTCGCGACCGAACTGCGCCCCGACCTGGTGGTCATGGACGTGAAGATGCCGCAGCTCGACGGCATCTCCGCCGCCGAGCGGCTCTCCAAGGCGCACATCGCGCCGGTGGTCCTGCTCACCGCCTTCAGCCAGAAGGAGCTCGTCGAGCGCGCGACCGAGGCCGGTGCGCTGGCGTACGTGGTGAAGCCGTTCACCCCGAACGACCTGCTCCCCGCGATCGAGATCGCGCTCGCCCGCTACCAGCAGATCATCGCGCTCGAGGCCGAGGTCTCCGACATGGTGCAGCGCTTCGAGACCCGCAAGCTGGTCGACCGCGCGAAGGGCCTCCTCAACGAGAAGATGGGCCTCAGCGAGCCGGAGGCGTTCCGCTGGATCCAGAAGGCGTCGATGGACCGCCGCCTCACCATGCACGACGTGGCCCAGGCCATCATCGAGCAGCTCGCCCCCAAGAAGTAG
- a CDS encoding ferredoxin translates to MSARHVLHVDWTRCDGRGLCAELLEGSIGRDDWGYPFAVGQPVGARTDIPVRPDQLEAAEDAVALCPVLALRLSRIEAPQRGRVAR, encoded by the coding sequence ATGAGCGCCCGGCACGTCCTCCACGTCGACTGGACCCGCTGCGACGGCAGGGGACTCTGCGCAGAACTGCTCGAGGGATCGATCGGCCGCGACGACTGGGGCTACCCGTTCGCGGTGGGACAGCCCGTCGGCGCCCGGACCGACATCCCGGTCCGGCCGGATCAGCTCGAAGCGGCCGAGGACGCGGTGGCGCTCTGCCCCGTCCTCGCGCTGCGGCTCAGCCGGATCGAGGCTCCGCAGAGAGGTCGCGTGGCGCGCTGA
- a CDS encoding NADH-ubiquinone oxidoreductase-F iron-sulfur binding region domain-containing protein produces the protein MTSEPVTATAAPAGTSRLLSAGPSAGMPAHVAAFGLRPALSVETLVRELERAGLTGRGGAGFPAYRKLAATAGRRAPVVIGNGSEGEPWSWKDAVLLANAPHLVLDGLLVAGEALGARRMILSVRHEALEPLSRAIAERTDARRVELVEAEDGFVAGEATAVVNALQTGVGLPVDRTRRLSERGLDGRPTLLHNVETLAQLALVARYGGDWFRSVGDPARPGTRLVTVTGDVAAEGVLEVATDADIASIVAAAGGRADTAAAVLLGGYHGEWVKPSETSSPAGASAGAGVVHVLGPQRCGLAATSEIVDRLAEASARQCGPCMFGLPALAARFRELAFGSGGQHAAAEAARLAELVDGRGACHHPDGSARLVRSALRVFARDVHAHQAGRCSKSPR, from the coding sequence ATGACCTCGGAGCCCGTGACGGCGACGGCGGCGCCGGCCGGGACATCGCGACTGCTCTCGGCCGGCCCGTCGGCCGGCATGCCGGCTCACGTCGCCGCCTTCGGGCTGCGGCCGGCTCTCTCCGTGGAGACGCTCGTGCGCGAACTCGAGCGAGCGGGGCTGACCGGCCGGGGAGGTGCCGGGTTCCCCGCGTACCGCAAGCTGGCCGCGACGGCGGGCCGGCGCGCCCCGGTCGTGATCGGGAACGGCTCGGAGGGCGAGCCGTGGAGCTGGAAGGACGCCGTCCTCCTGGCCAACGCGCCGCACCTCGTGCTCGACGGCCTGCTCGTCGCCGGGGAGGCGCTCGGGGCTCGCCGGATGATCCTCTCTGTCCGGCATGAGGCGCTCGAGCCGCTTTCCCGCGCGATCGCCGAGCGCACCGATGCCCGGCGCGTCGAGCTCGTGGAGGCTGAGGACGGCTTCGTCGCCGGAGAGGCGACGGCCGTGGTCAACGCGCTGCAGACCGGCGTCGGGCTCCCGGTCGACCGCACTCGCCGCCTCAGCGAGCGCGGACTCGACGGGCGCCCCACCCTCCTCCACAACGTCGAGACCCTGGCACAGCTCGCCCTCGTCGCGCGGTACGGCGGAGACTGGTTCCGCTCGGTGGGCGACCCGGCACGGCCCGGGACGAGGCTCGTCACGGTGACGGGCGACGTCGCGGCCGAAGGCGTGCTGGAGGTCGCGACCGACGCCGACATCGCCTCCATCGTCGCTGCTGCCGGGGGACGTGCGGACACCGCGGCGGCCGTCCTGCTCGGCGGCTACCACGGGGAGTGGGTCAAGCCGTCGGAGACGAGCAGTCCCGCGGGCGCGAGCGCAGGCGCGGGCGTCGTGCACGTCCTTGGGCCCCAGCGCTGCGGGCTCGCCGCGACCTCGGAGATCGTCGACCGGCTCGCCGAGGCATCGGCGCGGCAGTGCGGGCCGTGCATGTTCGGCCTCCCTGCGCTCGCCGCGCGCTTCCGCGAGCTCGCGTTCGGCAGCGGCGGCCAGCACGCCGCGGCGGAGGCGGCTCGGCTGGCCGAGCTCGTCGACGGGAGAGGCGCCTGCCACCATCCGGACGGGTCCGCCCGGCTCGTCCGGAGCGCCCTGCGCGTCTTCGCCCGAGACGTCCACGCCCACCAGGCCGGCCGCTGCTCGAAGAGCCCGCGATGA
- a CDS encoding ferric reductase-like transmembrane domain-containing protein, translating to MNEVLWAVGRASGVVALVLLTASLWLGIVARSGRPLPGMPRFSVTLVHRNLSLLSVVFITVHVLTLLLDPYAKMTPADIVVPFAGAVQPFWLGLGTVAVDLMIAVTVTALLRRRLGVRVFKTIHWLSYALWPVALLHSIGDGTDGRSGWMLLLAAASVLFVIVAVLWRASAGFIEGAMTRRKELS from the coding sequence GTGAACGAGGTGCTCTGGGCGGTGGGGCGCGCGTCCGGCGTGGTGGCGCTCGTGCTGCTCACCGCCTCCCTGTGGCTGGGCATCGTCGCGCGGTCCGGGCGCCCGCTCCCCGGGATGCCTCGGTTCTCGGTGACGCTCGTCCACCGCAATCTCTCGCTCCTCTCCGTCGTGTTCATCACCGTGCACGTCCTGACGCTGCTCCTCGACCCCTACGCGAAGATGACCCCCGCCGACATCGTCGTCCCGTTCGCGGGAGCCGTGCAGCCCTTCTGGCTGGGCCTCGGGACGGTCGCCGTCGACCTCATGATCGCGGTGACGGTCACCGCCCTGTTGCGGCGGCGGCTCGGGGTCCGCGTCTTCAAGACGATCCACTGGCTGTCCTACGCCCTCTGGCCGGTCGCGCTCCTCCACTCGATCGGGGACGGCACCGACGGTCGGTCGGGCTGGATGCTGCTGCTCGCCGCCGCCTCGGTCCTGTTCGTGATCGTCGCGGTGCTGTGGCGGGCGTCGGCCGGGTTCATCGAGGGCGCCATGACGCGCCGGAAGGAGCTGTCGTGA
- a CDS encoding FAD:protein FMN transferase, which produces MGSPAAPDRVAATHEAAEDWTVWGLAARLVVSPANHLAAARRLADRELAAVTTACSRFEPDSELSILNAAPRPADGLELSPLLAEYVAVALDVARRTGGAVDPGLGSDLEGLGYDRDLADLEPVRAGGTAVPVTVSVARSPRWESVMLTGRRLRLPDDVRLDLGATAKAHTADRIAALVAAETGADVLVSLGGDIATAGPGLRRWEVLVQDLPDDPATVVSLPSGAGVATSSTQKRRWSEGGAVRHHILDPRFGLPVEPVWRSVSAAARTCLDANALTTAAVVKGRDAVAWLEARSADARLVARDGSVVTTGRWPEESRP; this is translated from the coding sequence GTGGGCAGTCCAGCGGCTCCTGACCGGGTCGCCGCGACGCACGAAGCAGCCGAGGACTGGACCGTCTGGGGACTCGCGGCCCGGCTCGTCGTGTCGCCGGCCAACCACCTGGCCGCCGCCCGACGGCTCGCTGACCGAGAACTGGCCGCGGTGACGACCGCCTGCAGCCGGTTCGAGCCCGACTCCGAGCTCTCAATACTGAACGCTGCGCCGCGCCCGGCGGACGGGCTGGAACTCAGCCCGCTGCTCGCCGAGTACGTCGCCGTGGCCCTCGACGTCGCCCGCCGCACCGGTGGCGCCGTCGACCCGGGACTCGGCTCCGATCTGGAGGGCCTGGGCTACGACCGCGACCTTGCCGACCTGGAGCCCGTCCGCGCAGGCGGCACCGCCGTCCCCGTCACCGTGTCCGTCGCTCGCAGCCCCCGCTGGGAGAGCGTCATGCTCACGGGCCGTCGGCTTCGGCTGCCGGACGACGTGCGCCTCGATCTGGGCGCCACCGCCAAGGCGCACACCGCCGACCGGATCGCCGCCCTGGTCGCGGCGGAGACGGGGGCCGACGTCCTCGTCTCCCTCGGCGGCGACATCGCCACGGCGGGCCCGGGCCTCCGGCGGTGGGAAGTGCTCGTCCAGGACCTGCCGGACGACCCCGCGACGGTCGTCTCGCTGCCGTCCGGAGCCGGCGTCGCCACCTCGAGCACGCAGAAGCGGCGGTGGAGCGAGGGCGGCGCCGTCCGGCACCACATCCTCGACCCCCGCTTCGGCCTCCCGGTGGAACCGGTGTGGCGGTCCGTCTCGGCGGCTGCCCGCACCTGCCTCGACGCGAACGCCCTCACGACGGCGGCGGTCGTCAAGGGGAGGGACGCGGTCGCCTGGCTGGAGGCGCGGTCGGCCGACGCCCGCCTCGTCGCGCGCGACGGCTCAGTCGTCACGACCGGCCGATGGCCGGAGGAGTCGCGGCCGTGA
- a CDS encoding FBP domain-containing protein, which translates to MEILSPQQIRESFVNCSRSEAEELSLPPGLHEVDWARREYLGWRDPRLPQRGYVVIPSGDGPVGIVLRASEASMRSHVPSMCGWCQDVQLVRDVYFWSARRAGQAGRNGDTVGTLVCGSFECSVNVRRTPPPQYVSFDPDRVIEERIAGLADRARRFAATVVGARI; encoded by the coding sequence ATGGAGATCCTGAGCCCGCAGCAGATCCGCGAGTCGTTCGTCAACTGCTCCCGCAGCGAAGCCGAGGAGCTGTCCCTTCCGCCCGGCCTGCACGAGGTCGACTGGGCCCGCCGCGAGTACCTCGGGTGGCGCGACCCGCGCCTCCCGCAGCGCGGCTACGTCGTGATCCCCTCGGGCGACGGGCCCGTGGGCATCGTGCTCCGCGCCTCCGAGGCATCGATGCGCTCTCACGTGCCCTCCATGTGCGGCTGGTGCCAGGACGTGCAGCTCGTGCGCGACGTCTACTTCTGGTCCGCGCGCCGGGCAGGGCAGGCCGGGCGCAACGGCGACACGGTGGGCACCCTGGTCTGCGGCTCGTTCGAGTGCAGCGTCAACGTCCGGCGGACGCCGCCCCCGCAGTACGTCTCGTTCGACCCCGACCGGGTGATCGAGGAGCGGATCGCGGGTCTCGCCGACCGGGCGCGCCGCTTCGCGGCGACGGTGGTGGGCGCGCGCATCTGA
- a CDS encoding thioredoxin family protein, whose translation MSMKQSRSPLPSVTDDTFQGEVLEAPGTTIVEFWAEWCGPCRALGPILETVQEERPELRLLKLNADENMDTAVAYRAMALPVLKVFRQGEVIGTIIGAKPKPALDQELARILT comes from the coding sequence ATGAGCATGAAGCAGAGCAGGAGCCCCCTCCCGAGCGTCACCGACGACACCTTCCAGGGGGAGGTGCTCGAGGCGCCCGGGACGACGATCGTCGAGTTCTGGGCGGAGTGGTGCGGGCCCTGCCGGGCGCTCGGGCCGATCCTCGAGACGGTTCAGGAGGAGCGCCCCGAGCTCCGGCTGCTGAAGCTGAACGCCGACGAGAACATGGACACGGCGGTCGCCTACCGGGCGATGGCGCTTCCCGTCCTCAAGGTGTTCCGGCAGGGCGAGGTGATCGGGACGATCATCGGCGCGAAGCCGAAGCCCGCCCTCGACCAGGAGCTGGCCCGCATCCTCACGTGA